In Chryseobacterium camelliae, one DNA window encodes the following:
- a CDS encoding WG repeat-containing protein: MKKILVVTLLIPMIAFSQKKESLMYFKTKDSLVGVKNSAGEVIVPAQFKIFSYLKNGQPVKEETIYFDGPKKDEVPEKNAWGYVYDRKGNFLYRPFFYDNGADYFSEGVRRFVKNGKVGFADRNGKIVIQPEHDFVSPFRYGYAAYCDGCDWEKTEEEHKAIVGGTWGVMNFKGETVQPVTQSAKTVKVNGKYYPYPFSYTAKEKQMLQFFEKQNKKLSDIYYVNYDDKLSGTDKKLSFEIVERPKENFPYYQVNAYDYWKTEAGLSGLIFLVSEDGKKVFALDDDNEKIPFEKWLKNKRQQAEKFQRDHPNKMVK, encoded by the coding sequence ATGAAAAAAATACTTGTTGTTACATTATTGATCCCGATGATTGCTTTTTCACAGAAGAAAGAGTCTTTAATGTATTTCAAAACTAAAGATTCTTTGGTGGGCGTTAAAAATTCAGCTGGTGAGGTTATTGTTCCCGCCCAGTTCAAGATTTTTTCATACCTGAAAAACGGGCAACCTGTTAAAGAGGAAACGATCTATTTTGACGGCCCGAAAAAGGATGAAGTACCTGAGAAAAATGCATGGGGATATGTCTATGATAGAAAAGGAAACTTCCTTTACAGGCCTTTCTTTTATGATAACGGAGCAGATTATTTTTCTGAAGGGGTAAGAAGGTTCGTTAAGAACGGGAAAGTAGGTTTTGCAGACAGAAACGGAAAGATTGTCATACAGCCAGAACATGATTTCGTGTCGCCGTTCAGATATGGCTATGCCGCTTATTGTGACGGCTGTGACTGGGAAAAAACAGAAGAAGAGCATAAAGCCATTGTAGGAGGAACCTGGGGAGTGATGAATTTTAAAGGAGAAACCGTACAGCCGGTTACTCAATCGGCAAAAACTGTGAAAGTAAACGGAAAATATTATCCCTATCCGTTTTCTTACACGGCAAAAGAAAAGCAAATGCTTCAGTTCTTCGAAAAGCAGAATAAAAAGCTTTCGGATATCTATTATGTAAATTATGATGATAAATTATCCGGTACCGACAAAAAATTATCTTTTGAAATTGTAGAGCGTCCAAAAGAAAATTTTCCTTATTATCAGGTGAATGCTTATGACTATTGGAAGACGGAAGCAGGATTGTCAGGCTTAATATTCCTGGTTTCGGAAGATGGTAAAAAAGTCTTTGCCTTGGATGACGATAATGAAAAAATTCCCTTTGAAAAATGGCTGAAAAATAAAAGGCAACAGGCTGAGAAATTTCAGAGGGACCATCCGAATAAGATGGTTAAATAA
- the purB gene encoding adenylosuccinate lyase, whose amino-acid sequence MNSYKNPLEERYSSEEMLFNFSHNNKFRTWRKLWIALAEIEKDLGLDITDAQIAELKANAENIDYDKAAEYEKKFRHDVMAHVHTYGDVAPSAKGIIHLGATSAFVGDNTDLIQIRDGLLILKKKLVNVIKNLADFAIQYKDLPTLGFTHFQPAQLTTVGKRSTLWLQSLVLDIEELDFFLETLRFRGVKGTTGTAASFLELFNGDYSKVKHLDKELSKRFGFEKVFGVSGQTYDRKIDAKVVALLGNIAQSAHKFTNDLRLLQNLKEIEEPFEKNQIGSSAMAYKRNPMRSERIGALAKYVMSLTTSSAMVASTQWFERTLDDSANKRLTIPQAFLAVDAILLIWNNIMNGIVVYPNRINKHIMDELPFMATEYIIMEEVKAGGDRQEIHEVIRVHSMEASKQVKVEGKENDLIERILNDDSLKLDKSKLKEVLDPKNFIGFAPVQTEEFIKNEVQPIIDQNKDLIGLEADLKV is encoded by the coding sequence ATGAATTCCTACAAAAATCCATTGGAAGAGCGCTACTCCAGTGAAGAAATGTTATTTAACTTCTCGCATAATAACAAATTCCGTACCTGGAGGAAACTTTGGATCGCGCTTGCTGAAATCGAAAAAGATTTAGGTCTTGACATTACCGATGCGCAGATCGCAGAGCTGAAAGCCAATGCCGAAAACATCGATTACGATAAAGCAGCAGAGTATGAGAAAAAGTTCCGTCATGATGTGATGGCACACGTTCATACTTACGGTGATGTAGCACCTTCAGCCAAAGGAATCATCCATCTTGGAGCAACTTCCGCATTTGTAGGAGATAATACAGATCTGATCCAGATCCGCGACGGGCTTTTAATCCTGAAGAAAAAACTCGTTAACGTGATCAAGAATTTAGCGGATTTCGCTATTCAGTATAAAGATCTTCCCACATTAGGATTCACCCATTTCCAGCCAGCTCAGCTAACGACAGTCGGAAAACGTTCGACGTTATGGTTACAGAGCCTGGTATTGGATATCGAAGAACTCGATTTCTTCCTTGAAACCTTACGATTCAGAGGTGTTAAAGGAACTACAGGGACAGCAGCAAGCTTCCTTGAACTGTTCAACGGGGATTATTCAAAAGTAAAACATCTGGATAAGGAATTATCCAAAAGATTCGGCTTTGAAAAGGTATTCGGTGTTTCCGGACAGACCTACGACCGGAAAATCGATGCCAAAGTAGTGGCTTTATTAGGAAATATCGCGCAGTCTGCCCATAAATTCACAAACGACTTACGTTTGCTTCAGAACCTGAAGGAAATTGAAGAACCGTTCGAGAAAAACCAGATCGGTTCCTCTGCAATGGCTTACAAACGTAATCCTATGAGAAGCGAAAGGATTGGAGCGCTGGCAAAATATGTGATGTCTCTCACGACCAGTTCTGCCATGGTAGCTTCAACCCAGTGGTTTGAAAGGACACTGGATGATTCGGCCAACAAAAGGTTAACCATTCCTCAGGCATTCCTTGCTGTTGATGCCATCCTGTTGATCTGGAATAACATTATGAACGGAATTGTTGTATACCCGAACAGGATCAACAAACATATCATGGACGAGCTTCCTTTTATGGCCACGGAATACATTATTATGGAAGAAGTGAAAGCCGGGGGAGACCGTCAGGAAATCCATGAGGTCATCAGGGTTCATTCCATGGAAGCGTCCAAGCAGGTAAAAGTGGAAGGAAAGGAAAACGACCTTATCGAAAGAATCCTGAACGACGATTCATTAAAACTGGATAAGTCGAAGCTGAAGGAAGTACTGGATCCTAAGAACTTTATCGGTTTTGCCCCTGTCCAGACGGAAGAATTCATTAAGAATGAAGTACAGCCGATCATTGATCAGAATAAAGACCTGATCGGGCTCGAGGCTGATCTTAAAGTATAA